The following is a genomic window from Leishmania donovani BPK282A1 complete genome, chromosome 33.
CCcacatgcgcacatgtgGGCACGCATTCTGTGAtgctcttcccctctctcccttcctcttcccgcATTGGGCAcaagagaagaagagcaacgAACATACGCGGTTAACAGAGCACAACGCAAACGAACACGTCACAAGCGTCGACGCTGGTttcgcctcccctctcctccccacgCCACCCACAGCCGCAAGGGAACAGGTGAAGCGGCGGGTAAAGAGAAGCAACGAtaacgcaaaaaaaaaacaggcgCGCGGCTTCCCGCTCTCATCCGCGGTCTCCCACATATCCGCCCAGAAGGCAAAGCGGGTACGTGCGCGGTTGGCAGTTGGCAGTTGGCAGTCTGCGCGGTGTCAACCAAACACTCAgcacgcgcatacgcacacacacacacgtaacTTTTTCTCACCTCCTCTTGTGCTGTTGAAGGAGAATGCGCCGAGTCGTACAGAGGGCGACGGTGGCCTCCGCGATGGCCGCCGCGTCGGTTTCTGGCGTCGTGCTGTTCAAGCCTTCGAACGGCGTCTCTCCCGCGCTGAGTTGTGTCGTCGGTGGCTGCACCACTGTCACGGCTCCCACACTCACGTCGGCCTACCGCTTCTGTTCTACCGAAAAGtccgccaccgacgccgccactgaggcggagaagaagccGAAGGCAGACGCTTCGGAGGAGCTGGACGAAGACGTCATCGTGGAGCCTGCTCCGGAGAACACGAATGCCGGAGCGAACGGGgtggacagcagcgccaccgaggcgacggctgcgACGAGCGCCACGGTTGAGAAGCCTGTTGGCGAGTCGGAGGAGATGGGCTTCAAGACGGAGACCCGCCAGCTGCTGGACATCGTTGCATGCAGCCTGTACAGTGACAAGGAGGTGTTCATCCGCGAGTTGGTGTCCAATGCCAGCGACGCTCTGGAGAAGCGCCACCTGCTGGAGCTCAGCAACCCTGATTACGCCCGCGAGCCGGCCGACGAGGCCCCACTGATTGCCCTCTCCTGCAACCAGAGCAAGAGTCGCTTCATCATCCGCGATACCGGTATCGGCATGACCCGAGAGGAGCTGACAGCGAACCTGGGCACGATTGCCGGCTCCGGCTCGAAGGCGTTTGTACACGAGCTccagagcagcggcaaaTCGGCGGCCGAGAAGATCATCGGCCAGTTCGGCGTCGGCTTCTACGCGTGCTTCATGGTGGCCAAGAACGTCAAGGTCTACAGCCGCAGTGCCAAGAAGGGCTCGAAGGGCTACCTGTGGGAGTCGGAGGGCACCGGCACCTTCAAAGTGACGGAGTGCGAGGGGGTCGAAAAGGGTACCAAGATTGTGCTGGATGTGAAGGACACGGAGCTGTCCTTCTGCACCCCGCAGGTGGTGGAGCGGGTGCTGAAGAAGTACAGCAACTTTGTCTCCTACGAGATCACTCTCAACGGCGGCAAGGTAAACACTGTCGAGGCGCTCTGGATGAAGGACAAGAACGACGTCACCAACGAGGAGCATATCGACTTTTACAAGTTCATCTCCGGCTCCTACGACAGCCCCATGTTCCGCCTTCACTACTCCATCGACGCCCCGATGAGCGTGCGGGCGCTGCTCTACGTGCCGCAGTCGCACACGGAGAAGtacggcggtggccgcaTGGAGGCGGGTGTGAACTTGTACTCTCGCCGCGTGCTGATCCAGTCCAAGGCGAAggggctgctgccggacTGGCTGCGTTTCATCAAGGGTGCCGTGGACAGCGAGTCGATCCCGCTAAACGTGTcgcgcgagcacacgcaGGACGGCGGTATGATGCGCCGGCTGAGCACGATCCTGACAAAGCGGATCATTCGCTggctcgaggaggagagcaagcGCGACCGCAGCAAGTACGAGCGCTTCATTCAGGAGTATGGCCCCTTCCTGAAGGAGGGCGTGTGCACGGACCAGGTGCACAAGATGGAGCTCGCGAAGCTCCTGCGCTTCCAGACGACGAAGTCCGACATTGACTATCCCTACGTCTCCCTGGACAACTACCGCGACCGTATGCAGCCGAATCAGTCCCACATCTACTACCTGAACTTGCCCAGCAAGGAGATGGCACTGCAGTCGCCCTACTACGAGCAGTACAAGGAGCACGACCTTGAGGTGCTCATCTGCACTGAGCCGATTGACGACTTTGTCATGCAGCACCTCGACACCTACGCGAAGCACAAGCTGCAGAACATCGAGATGTTCGACGCCAACCTTGACGGCTACGTGCAACATAAGAAGAAGCTCGAGGGGGACAAGAACGATGACGTGGCCGTGAAGAAGCAGCTGAATGATGTCCAGGTCAAGGCGCTCTCCGACTTCATCTCGAAGCGCCTCGTCGGCCGCGTCGGCGTTGTCAAGTCGACGGACCGCCTGCGCGACAGCCCTGCCGTGCTGGCGGACCACGAGGCGGCCCAGATGCGCAAGATCTACCGTATGACAGGCCAGGCCGCTGGTCCACCACCGAAGTACAACCTCCACTTCAACCCCCAGCACCCTCTCATCCGCAAGCTGTACACGCTGTCGCAGTCGGAGgcgagcgaggaggtggagacgGCTGGCCTGCTCACGGAGCAGATCTTTGACAacgccatcatcgccgctggACTCCTCGAGGACCCGCGCAGCATCGTGACGCGCCTCAACACGATCATGTCGCGCATGGTCGAGAAGGTGCCGGAGCCATCGGCGGACAAGTGAAGGGGGTCAGTTGAGTATGGCAATGAGCGCCTGTGCGCCTCAGTGAGTGTGCCAGCTGACTTGCTTGCGCCCTGTGACTTTTCCTTGTGTGTTTCCCATCTCTATTGAGGgcttgccccccccctcctgcccttctctgcgtgcggGAAAGCTGGTCTCTCTCGcaccggtggtggtgatggggggaggggggggcaccACTTTCTACACTGAGGGCCCCGAGACAGCGTAATTGCTTCACAAGACACGTGAGGCGGGCCAAAGAACAGCCGCAACAAAAAAGGTACGGAAAACGAGCAGAGGGGATTGAATGCGGTGAACACGAAAAACGAGAACGGAAAGTGACATGCAGGCTCTCAGGGAGCGGAGGGGCGAAGGAGCTGTcaaggagcaggaggcggccgGGCTAGCAGGAGAGACGTGGGAGCCCGCAAGCAAGGAGGGCACAGAAGTGGGCAGGACTCTTATAGAGTTACGGGCTTGAATGACCTCGACTCGTGTTCGACTCCtctgagagagcgagaagatAACTTTACAACGAGGAGAGCAGACGTGCCAGTCGGCCACGTGCTGCACAGCCGCCCCGCTCCTTTCGGcttctcattttttttttgcaggACTCTCCTTTGGTATGCTGCCGCGGCCTCCTCTCCTGTtgttctcctctcttcttcccgCTCTTCCTGATCTTTCCTGGTGATAAAGTTTGTTTTGCCTAAGACAGATACACGCAACAGACGGAATCTCATGCGCGCGCTCCCTCTTATCGTCGTCCACGTCTTTTCTCTCAAGCCTTGCCACGCATATGGGATCAGAAAACATATCGGCGCGGCTGGAGTCTcgtgctctctccctcctctcacTTTCTGCCTGCGTATGCGTTCTGGCGCACCTCCGAGAGCGGTGACGTGTGACGACTCTTTCTTGAGTATTAAATAATTTCTCGTTGAGTCTTCTCAGATTAGCAAGGGAAAACAGAAAACTCGAGCCATGTAGCGAAGCCGCTTCCGGCCGTGAGGCGCGACAGATAGCCATGACGCACGCGTGTAGGCGCGTGCGGCGGActcgttgctgccgccgacaAGGACAGGGAAGTAGCGCACAGGCGCGTGAACCCaccgtgccccccccccccgccggGCGCACGTTACGTAGGAGCCGCCTTGTGCAAGTTTCTGCCACTCAAAGAGAGGAATGCGTGGACCCCTTATCggttctctctttctcttgcctTTTACTCCACACACATGATGTGCGCTTGTATGGGCGCAACGCTGCGCCCTTCAACCTTCTTCCGTCCTCGCCTTCATCTGTCGAATTCATCATccctgcctctgcctctccttgTTTGCGTGTTCGCATGCTGCCTTCCGAGAACTGTCACAGCATACGTACCCGCCAACGAACCTCATTCATCTTCCCTCCGTCGCACGGCGGTGCCACCTGGCGCACATATCATGGGTAGTCACTCCAAAAAAAGCGGcaagggcggtggcggcgcgcatgcgcggcaggcccggcagaggcagcagggTCAGGCAAAGGTGCTCAAGAAGGACCTTGGCGTGCCTGACCTAAAggacgtggcgcagcgcctgaCGCAAAcagcacagcggcgcacgcacagcgtCTTGAGCATTCCGCACATGCACGGCGCCGAGGAGGTCGGTGGGTCTCGGCTGAGTAACAGCGGCGTGAGCGGCGGATGTCTTCGCCTCACCAACCTCatgcgcggtggtggcgctttCGGGAAAGGCGGCGTCTGCTCTCAGATTCGCGGCAAGGCCCTGCAGCAGGTCGCTCAGAGCGCAGAGGGCGCCGGCAGGACCGAGTCGACCTTGGcggaccgccgccgcgagatGCTGACGCTGGCGCTTCGTACCTCAGAGAAAGTGCATGACTACGAGGCCCCAATGCAGCTGTTTTGCCAGGACGGCGCCAGCGAGGgctgcgcggaggaggacaacgTGTGGCTGGAGGATACGACGCGCCGCGGGCAGGATCGCTCGCTGCAGCGTTTCTATAAAGAGTTTCATCGCGTCGTCGAGAACtgcgatgtgctgctgcaggtgctggatGCCCGCGACCCGCTCGGCTGCCGACTTACGCAGCTCGAGAAGAACATTCGCTCAACCTACGGTGAGGAGCGGAAGAAGATGGTTGTGGTGCTGAACAAGGTAGACTTGCTGCCGTCGAAGGAGGTTCTGGATGCGTGGATCCACTATTttgagcagcaggagcagctcaTGTGCATTCCGTTCGCAGCCAACGCCAAAGGCTCACTGGGGCAAACGTACGTCACGAACCTGTTTCGGCGGTTGCGCTCAGTcgcccgcagcggcgagacgGGCGAACGCAAGGCTATTGTTGTTGGGGTGATCGGATACCCGAACGTAGGGAAGAGCTCCATCATTAATGCGCTAAAGCGCAAGCACGTTGTCGGCGTCGGCAACATGCCCGGGTTCACGACAGGAAACAccgaggtggagctgcggTCTGACATCCGCGTGATGGACTGCCCCGGCGTGGTCAGCCCCGGCGAGGACAGTGGCGACGTGGTTCTGCGCAACGCCATTCGGGTTAGCGAGCTGGTAAATCCGTTCTTGCcagtgcagcggctcctgcagcgatgcacggcggtgcagcaggccgaTGACCATGCCAACACCGACGTTGCCACCCACCAGGCGTTGCGCAACAGCGGGCTGCACCCGTTGGCTCTGTTCTACGGCATTAGCCAGTTCCGCGAGAACGACGTGATGGACTTCATTGAGCAAGTCGGGATGCGTCGCGGACGACTCACACGTGGTGGCCAGGTGGACGAGGAGTCGACAGCGCGCATGATCCTTGCAGACTGGAACGATGGCCGCATTCCGTACTACACATATCCGCCTGCTGTCGACGAGCTCTTcctgcgcagcgacgacgcctACCGCGCCgtcaacagcagcggctgcctcggtggtggcgctgaggATAGCAGTacgcaggcggagctggtCTCGGCAAAGGCGCGCGGCGTGACGCTGGACGGACTGCCCACGTTTCACCTTCACATGGATCTgatcgagcagcagcagcaacgcacaAAGAAGCGGTGGAAGCAGAGCGACGTGCCGTACGATGACcctgacggcgacgatgggGACGAGATGCTCTAGTGCAatcccgctgccgcaggtgcgagaagggggggggcggggcagTCTGCGCGGATGTTGGTGCgccatgtgtgtgcgtgctgggAGGAGCGTgcggggggtgggtgggacaCGGAAGGCGGCATACCTCAGCGCTTCTTTTTACCGCGTGTGCCCTTTACCCCCCTcccaaaacacacacatacacacacacacagatggtCTCTCTTGGCACTCTCTGCGCATCGTCGATGGAAGGGCAAGGTACTTGCCAAGAGGCGcagagtgcgtgcgtgagcacACACTCAACGGAACGTTAAACCTCTGATAAGCATACACGATTTTCAGGATAGCAATGGAGTCGAAATTCGACAGACATGTGAACGCGTGCGCACGGGTTGCCACCGATAGCCTTTGGggatgtatgtgtgtggaggagtggcggtggggtccagcagctgcgcctcgctgGGACAACGGTGAAACGCTGCACACACGTTTGCGGCGTCCCCTGTTCTTCTTGGCGTGCCTTTTGGCTCGCTCTGCCTTAGCCTGCTTCTCGGTCAATGTGCCTGTGACGGGCTTTGCCTCTTCATTCTCCTCTACGTGGTCATCTGCGCCACTGCTCTCGCGTGCGCCTCGAGAGAGgttgagggggggggggagggatcGGAGGGCAATGGGGGCGTGGCCGTacctgccgcgctgcagctgtccgcgttcctcccttccccttccctcaccTCTTTTGGGGTCAGCGAGGTGGTGCCGATGTGGTGCCACATCTGCGCGCCTCATGGTGCGAatcgatttttttttccagcctcttcccctcccccctcttttcGGTTTCTGCCCAACCTACACGCCCGCTTGCATGTGCGAAGTGGACTTTGAGACGGGCGGCACACCCCTTGTGCAACAGCGTCCCTTGCATATATGCATCCCTCCTGCCGTCCCCCGACGACCACCCCGGACCACCGCACACGTACGAGCTTCTATTCCTTTCGTcaagaagcaaaaaaaaaaaacgtcaTCACTGCCTCAAGTCGCCTTCATTTGCTGCTCTCTCATAGTTGGGCGGCGTTGTGCGACGGAGTGTTTGGCGGCTGCTCGCCCTCTGATTCCTGGGCATGTGGCACCTTGACTGAGAGAGACCACGTGTTTCAGCAGCGCAACAGTGCCACGTCACTTCTTGCATCATGTACCACGACGCACCGGTCGAAGCAGCCGTGGTGGTGCACCGTCACCGACAGCGACGCACCGCTTCAACTCTCAAAGGAGACGGTGACGAAGGCGAGGCTGAGCGACAGATCATCGAAGGTTACCAGCTGCATCGCGTCGCAGACTTCCTCTTGTCCGGGGCAACTCATGGCGGAGAGGTGGTCACGGCGTCTGCCGTTGCCGTTCCCACCGCGGCGTCCGGCGGAGGGTTGGCGTCATTGTCGTGCCAGCTgtgctccagcaccgccgctgtgccATCGCGTCTTGGCCTTCCCTACATGCGCGTTGCCCTGCAGTTTCCAGACGAACTTCtcggcgacgcggtggcTGTGGTGCACTGCCTGAGCAACCTCGTCGCCACAGATCAGCGGTACGTTGAGGCGATGGAATTCAAAAAGGTAGGAGGGGTGGTGAGGGACGAGTCGAAATGCTGCATTGCCGGTGGGGTCGCACCGCCCCAGCAAAGAGGACGTGCAGTGGctggggccgccgccgccgccgcgcacagTCGCCCTGCAACGATGGACAACCCGAATTGCCCCACGAGCGCAATGCGTTTGTTTGTCCTGGCCGACAACACCTttggcagctgctgccccgATGAGATCACCGCCCAGCACTACACGGCTGACTGCATTGTGCACTTTGGTGAAGCCTGCATGAGTCGCTCAACCCGCCTGCCGGTCTTTTATGTCCAGCCAGTGTTTCACTTCAGTGCACTTGCCACTGGCGCTGTGGCTGGCAGCGATGCCGTAGAGACGCTGCTggatgccgaggcggccttagtgctggaggtggtgcggcaggtCGCGTCGGCTATTCGCCATCGGCTTACCAACTGGTGGGCCGAGAAGGCGGAAGCGACCGGCGCTTCTGCAGGAGCACCCTGCCCGGTGCGTCCCCGCATCGCCATTGTTGGCACGTACCCGACGAAAGCCATCGTGCAGGCGGCTGAGCGTCGCTGGAGCACCACTGAAGATTCTAGTGTTCCAATCAGCTGGCCGATCTTCGAAGAGCGCTGCCTCTCTGTTGCAGCTGAGCTGGCCAAGTTGCACGGTGCGGAGgccagcggcgttgccgaTGCAGGGTCCACTTCCTCGGGCGTGGACTGCTGGGTCGTTAACGGTGTGCGCTTTCCTCGCGTGCTtttctcgtcgtcgtccgcgccgtcgcacgAGGTACAGTACCTGCTCTTTATCGGCGCTGTCGGCTCTTCGGCGCTGGTCCACGTGCTGACGGCAGAGCAGTACAACCAGTTCCACTACAGCGACCTCTGCCGCGAGTACCTTGCGTgggacggcggtgctgaggtGAGCAACGTGCCCGTCGTCTGCGTTTTGGACAACTGCTTTGGTGACACGGCAGAGAcgaaggagcagctgcacaatgTCTCCAAGTGTCTTGCAGGGGCTGGGGCTTCTCTGTCTGGGTCTCTCGAGCTGACGGATGCTGTGCACCATTGGGTGTCAGCCGcgtgcgccgacggcgtcgctgcggctctTGTAACTGAAGATGGCATGCGAGCTCAGcagacgctgcagcgtcgcatGAGGCAGCGCGCCTTTAACATCGAATGCGTGCGGGCAAGCTCTGCCATTGGCATCCTCGTCGCCTCGCTGGCCATCGAGGGCTACTACGaggtgacgcagcagctccaccagcTTCTTAGGGCCTACGGGAAGCGCAGCTACATGATCTATGTCGGCCACTTGAACGAGTTCAAGCTGGCAAACTTTCTTGACGCAATCGACTGCTTTGTCGCGGTGGCCTGCCCGCACAGCCGGCAGAGCCATTTCACAGAGAAGAGGGATGGCTTCATGAAGCCAATCGTGTCACCGGCCGAGGTGCTCGTCGCCTTGACGAGCGCCGACGACACGCAAGCAGACGAGCAGTACGGCATGGCGGCCGTCTACACAACCTGCTTTCAGGCAGTGCTACCGCTGCTGAAAAGAGCCGTGCAGGCTCGCCGAAGCGAGCTCGAATCCCGCGCAGGCGGCACGGACGCTGACACCCAACAAAGGCAGAATGACGAAGAGGAACGATGGACATCCAGCGGCGCGCTGGTACGTGCCAGCACtggaagcggcggtggcgccttGATCGGACAGGGAAGCTCGCAGGGTGCTCTCGCCCGCCTGCACGACCGCGAGTACGTCGGTCTTGACCCTCGGGTGGGGCAGACGCCGGTTCAGGCCGGCATCCTGGAGGGCAAGCACGGCATTGCACTCGGCTATGCAAAAGAGCGGGAGGGGCAGGGCGTGCTACCGTCAGGGACCCCATGATGCGGAGCTACCGTCTAAGGCTTTCTCTGAAGCACGATTGACGCCATCGCTCTcgcgcgttttttttttttggcagATTTGCTTTGCTAACTCATAACAAGCACAGCAGATACGAAGCTGAAGGGCGTGGCCCCGTTTTCTGAGGATCGGCGAGCACCACAAGATAGCGGATGGTATCCGGAAGTGGTGAATGGCTCGATATGTGGACACGTCTTGGTgcagagacgcacgcgcacgcgcacgcgcgcgcgtgtcggCGTGGAAAAGTCGGTTGCGTCCCTCCAGTCAGCGGCAAACTgacacggacacacacgctcgcacGACGCCGTGATGCAGGAGGCTGTGGTGTACCTCTCTTGACGCATCATCGAAgggacgccgccgcacgcgctctctcgcttcctctctcacgcactCTGTGCTTCGTCATACAAGGAGACCAGCTCCAgtcgcacacatgcatgtgGCGGTGATGTATACGCTGAACCTTGTTTCCGCTCACTCTTGCCTTCTGCTGTGCGTTTTCTGCCTTTGCTTTCCTTGCTCTCTACTCGCCGTTCCGGACACGCACCGCAAGAACGTTCACCACTAGCACTTCACCTGcactccttccctcctctatCCCGCGCCGA
Proteins encoded in this region:
- a CDS encoding ras-like small GTPases, putative: MGSHSKKSGKGGGGAHARQARQRQQGQAKVLKKDLGVPDLKDVAQRLTQTAQRRTHSVLSIPHMHGAEEVGGSRLSNSGVSGGCLRLTNLMRGGGAFGKGGVCSQIRGKALQQVAQSAEGAGRTESTLADRRREMLTLALRTSEKVHDYEAPMQLFCQDGASEGCAEEDNVWLEDTTRRGQDRSLQRFYKEFHRVVENCDVLLQVLDARDPLGCRLTQLEKNIRSTYGEERKKMVVVLNKVDLLPSKEVLDAWIHYFEQQEQLMCIPFAANAKGSLGQTYVTNLFRRLRSVARSGETGERKAIVVGVIGYPNVGKSSIINALKRKHVVGVGNMPGFTTGNTEVELRSDIRVMDCPGVVSPGEDSGDVVLRNAIRVSELVNPFLPVQRLLQRCTAVQQADDHANTDVATHQALRNSGLHPLALFYGISQFRENDVMDFIEQVGMRRGRLTRGGQVDEESTARMILADWNDGRIPYYTYPPAVDELFLRSDDAYRAVNSSGCLGGGAEDSSTQAELVSAKARGVTLDGLPTFHLHMDLIEQQQQRTKKRWKQSDVPYDDPDGDDGDEML
- a CDS encoding heat shock protein, putative; the encoded protein is MGFKTETRQLLDIVACSLYSDKEVFIRELVSNASDALEKRHLLELSNPDYAREPADEAPLIALSCNQSKSRFIIRDTGIGMTREELTANLGTIAGSGSKAFVHELQSSGKSAAEKIIGQFGVGFYACFMVAKNVKVYSRSAKKGSKGYLWESEGTGTFKVTECEGVEKGTKIVLDVKDTELSFCTPQVVERVLKKYSNFVSYEITLNGGKVNTVEALWMKDKNDVTNEEHIDFYKFISGSYDSPMFRLHYSIDAPMSVRALLYVPQSHTEKYGGGRMEAGVNLYSRRVLIQSKAKGLLPDWLRFIKGAVDSESIPLNVSREHTQDGGMMRRLSTILTKRIIRWLEEESKRDRSKYERFIQEYGPFLKEGVCTDQVHKMELAKLLRFQTTKSDIDYPYVSLDNYRDRMQPNQSHIYYLNLPSKEMALQSPYYEQYKEHDLEVLICTEPIDDFVMQHLDTYAKHKLQNIEMFDANLDGYVQHKKKLEGDKNDDVAVKKQLNDVQVKALSDFISKRLVGRVGVVKSTDRLRDSPAVLADHEAAQMRKIYRMTGQAAGPPPKYNLHFNPQHPLIRKLYTLSQSEASEEVETAGLLTEQIFDNAIIAAGLLEDPRSIVTRLNTIMSRMVEKVPEPSADK